One part of the Solea solea chromosome 1, fSolSol10.1, whole genome shotgun sequence genome encodes these proteins:
- the ptbp2a gene encoding polypyrimidine tract-binding protein 2 isoform X1 — protein sequence MDGIGDVTVGVKRGSDELSMYNSPNSGMSSISDGASNGSDSKKLRVEEAPPSRVLHIRKLPNEASETEVISLGLPFGKVTNILTLKGKNQAFLEMGTEEAAITMINYYTTVTPHVRNAPVYIQYSNHKELKTDAGNQRTQAVLQAVTAVQSGGSPSSDVQEALAAASSPVLRIIIDNMFYPVTLDVLQQIFSKFGTVMKIITFTKNNQFQALLQFSDPVNAQQAKLALDGQNIYNSCCTLRIDFSKLVNLNVKYNNDKSRDYTRPELPAGDGQPSIDPSVAVAFSKDSNSLLGKIPGALSPLSAAAAAAAAAGRVALAGQTGSSGVLLVSNLNEEMVTPQSLFTLFGVYGDVQRVKILYNKKDSALIQMSDANQAQLAMSHLNGQKMYGKIIRVTLSKHQTVALPRDGLDDQGLTKDYANSPLHRFKKPGSKNFQNIFPPSATLHLSNIPQDVTEDDLRLLFSNTGGNVKAFKFFQDRKMALIQMSTVEEATQGLIELHNYNMGGNQHLRVSFSKSTI from the exons agaGGATCAGACGAGCTGAGTATGTACAACAGTCCCAACTCTGGCATGAGCAGTATCAGTG ATGGGGCTTCCAATGGCAGTGACAGTAAAAAGCTGAGGGTGGAGGAGGCTCCTCCCTCCCGTGTTCTCCACATCAGGAAGCTGCCCAACGAGGCCTCAGAGACAGAAGTCATCTCCCTCGGCCTGCCTTTTGGCAAAGTCACCAATATCCTCACACTAAAGGGAAAGAACCAA GCATTCTTAGAGATGGGGACAGAAGAGGCAGCCATCACTATGATCAACTACTACACCACAGTAACTCCACATGTCCGCAATGCCCCCGTCTATATTCAGTACTCCAATCACAAAGAACTGAAAACTGATGCTGGAAATCAG CGGACCCAGGCAGTGCTGCAGGCGGTGACAGCTGTCCAGTCTGGTGGGTCACCAAGTTCAGATGTTCAAGAAGCTCTCGCCGCAGCCTCCAGTCCAGTGCTGCGGATCATCATTGACAACATGTTCTACCCTGTGACGCTGGATGTGCTCCAACAG ATTTTCTCCAAGTTTGGTACAGTCATGAAGATAATCACATTCACCAAGAACAATCAGTTCCAGGCCCTTCTACAGTTCAGTGACCCTGTTAATGCACAGCAGGCTAAACTG GCATTGGATGGTCAGAATATCTACAACTCATGCTGCACGCTGCGTATAGACTTTTCCAAGCTGGTGAACCTCAATGTAAAGTACAACAACGATAAGAGTCGTGACTACACACGTCCTGAACTTCCTGCTGGTGACGGACAGCCAAGCATTGATCCCTCAGTGGCTGTTGCCTTCAGTAAAGATTCCAACTCCCTCCTCGGTAAGATCCCAG GAGCCCTGAGCCCTCTGAGCGCAGCGGCAgcggctgctgcagctgcagggagGGTGGCCCTCGCTGGACAGACAGGGTCCAGCGGGGTCCTGCTGGTCAGCAACCTCAACGAGGAG ATGGTTACGCCCCAAAGTCTGTTTACCCTCTTCG GGGTCTATGGTGATGTCCAGAGGGTAAAGATTCTTTACAATAAGAAGGACAGCGCTCTCATTCAGATGTCCGATGCCAACCAGGCCCAGCTCG CAATGAGTCACTTGAACGGCCAAAAGATGTATGGGAAGATCATCCGAGTGACGCTCTCCAAGCACCAGACTGTGGCACTGCCCCGTGACGGCCTGGACGACCAGGGTCTCACTAAAGACTACGCCAATTCGCCACTTCACCGCTTTAAGAAACCCGGATCCAAAAACTTCCAGAACATCTTCCCGCCCTCCGCCACTCTCCATCTCTCCAATATCCC ACAAGATGTGACGGAGGATGACCTGCGACTGCTCTTCTCCAACACTGGAGGCAACGTGAAAGCATTCAAGTTTTTCCA GGATCGCAAAATGGCTTTGATCCAGATGTCAACGGTGGAGGAGGCGACCCAGGGTTTGATCGAACTTCACAACTACAACATGGGAGGCAACCAGCACCTGAGAGTCTCCTTCTCCAAGTCCACTATTTAA
- the ptbp2a gene encoding polypyrimidine tract-binding protein 2 isoform X2, translating into MDGIGDVTVGVKRGSDELSMYNSPNSGMSSINGASNGSDSKKLRVEEAPPSRVLHIRKLPNEASETEVISLGLPFGKVTNILTLKGKNQAFLEMGTEEAAITMINYYTTVTPHVRNAPVYIQYSNHKELKTDAGNQRTQAVLQAVTAVQSGGSPSSDVQEALAAASSPVLRIIIDNMFYPVTLDVLQQIFSKFGTVMKIITFTKNNQFQALLQFSDPVNAQQAKLALDGQNIYNSCCTLRIDFSKLVNLNVKYNNDKSRDYTRPELPAGDGQPSIDPSVAVAFSKDSNSLLGKIPGALSPLSAAAAAAAAAGRVALAGQTGSSGVLLVSNLNEEMVTPQSLFTLFGVYGDVQRVKILYNKKDSALIQMSDANQAQLAMSHLNGQKMYGKIIRVTLSKHQTVALPRDGLDDQGLTKDYANSPLHRFKKPGSKNFQNIFPPSATLHLSNIPQDVTEDDLRLLFSNTGGNVKAFKFFQDRKMALIQMSTVEEATQGLIELHNYNMGGNQHLRVSFSKSTI; encoded by the exons agaGGATCAGACGAGCTGAGTATGTACAACAGTCCCAACTCTGGCATGAGCAGTATCA ATGGGGCTTCCAATGGCAGTGACAGTAAAAAGCTGAGGGTGGAGGAGGCTCCTCCCTCCCGTGTTCTCCACATCAGGAAGCTGCCCAACGAGGCCTCAGAGACAGAAGTCATCTCCCTCGGCCTGCCTTTTGGCAAAGTCACCAATATCCTCACACTAAAGGGAAAGAACCAA GCATTCTTAGAGATGGGGACAGAAGAGGCAGCCATCACTATGATCAACTACTACACCACAGTAACTCCACATGTCCGCAATGCCCCCGTCTATATTCAGTACTCCAATCACAAAGAACTGAAAACTGATGCTGGAAATCAG CGGACCCAGGCAGTGCTGCAGGCGGTGACAGCTGTCCAGTCTGGTGGGTCACCAAGTTCAGATGTTCAAGAAGCTCTCGCCGCAGCCTCCAGTCCAGTGCTGCGGATCATCATTGACAACATGTTCTACCCTGTGACGCTGGATGTGCTCCAACAG ATTTTCTCCAAGTTTGGTACAGTCATGAAGATAATCACATTCACCAAGAACAATCAGTTCCAGGCCCTTCTACAGTTCAGTGACCCTGTTAATGCACAGCAGGCTAAACTG GCATTGGATGGTCAGAATATCTACAACTCATGCTGCACGCTGCGTATAGACTTTTCCAAGCTGGTGAACCTCAATGTAAAGTACAACAACGATAAGAGTCGTGACTACACACGTCCTGAACTTCCTGCTGGTGACGGACAGCCAAGCATTGATCCCTCAGTGGCTGTTGCCTTCAGTAAAGATTCCAACTCCCTCCTCGGTAAGATCCCAG GAGCCCTGAGCCCTCTGAGCGCAGCGGCAgcggctgctgcagctgcagggagGGTGGCCCTCGCTGGACAGACAGGGTCCAGCGGGGTCCTGCTGGTCAGCAACCTCAACGAGGAG ATGGTTACGCCCCAAAGTCTGTTTACCCTCTTCG GGGTCTATGGTGATGTCCAGAGGGTAAAGATTCTTTACAATAAGAAGGACAGCGCTCTCATTCAGATGTCCGATGCCAACCAGGCCCAGCTCG CAATGAGTCACTTGAACGGCCAAAAGATGTATGGGAAGATCATCCGAGTGACGCTCTCCAAGCACCAGACTGTGGCACTGCCCCGTGACGGCCTGGACGACCAGGGTCTCACTAAAGACTACGCCAATTCGCCACTTCACCGCTTTAAGAAACCCGGATCCAAAAACTTCCAGAACATCTTCCCGCCCTCCGCCACTCTCCATCTCTCCAATATCCC ACAAGATGTGACGGAGGATGACCTGCGACTGCTCTTCTCCAACACTGGAGGCAACGTGAAAGCATTCAAGTTTTTCCA GGATCGCAAAATGGCTTTGATCCAGATGTCAACGGTGGAGGAGGCGACCCAGGGTTTGATCGAACTTCACAACTACAACATGGGAGGCAACCAGCACCTGAGAGTCTCCTTCTCCAAGTCCACTATTTAA
- the ptbp2a gene encoding polypyrimidine tract-binding protein 2 isoform X4, protein MDGIGDVTVGVKRGSDELNGASNGSDSKKLRVEEAPPSRVLHIRKLPNEASETEVISLGLPFGKVTNILTLKGKNQAFLEMGTEEAAITMINYYTTVTPHVRNAPVYIQYSNHKELKTDAGNQRTQAVLQAVTAVQSGGSPSSDVQEALAAASSPVLRIIIDNMFYPVTLDVLQQIFSKFGTVMKIITFTKNNQFQALLQFSDPVNAQQAKLALDGQNIYNSCCTLRIDFSKLVNLNVKYNNDKSRDYTRPELPAGDGQPSIDPSVAVAFSKDSNSLLGKIPGALSPLSAAAAAAAAAGRVALAGQTGSSGVLLVSNLNEEMVTPQSLFTLFGVYGDVQRVKILYNKKDSALIQMSDANQAQLAMSHLNGQKMYGKIIRVTLSKHQTVALPRDGLDDQGLTKDYANSPLHRFKKPGSKNFQNIFPPSATLHLSNIPQDVTEDDLRLLFSNTGGNVKAFKFFQDRKMALIQMSTVEEATQGLIELHNYNMGGNQHLRVSFSKSTI, encoded by the exons agaGGATCAGACGAGCTGA ATGGGGCTTCCAATGGCAGTGACAGTAAAAAGCTGAGGGTGGAGGAGGCTCCTCCCTCCCGTGTTCTCCACATCAGGAAGCTGCCCAACGAGGCCTCAGAGACAGAAGTCATCTCCCTCGGCCTGCCTTTTGGCAAAGTCACCAATATCCTCACACTAAAGGGAAAGAACCAA GCATTCTTAGAGATGGGGACAGAAGAGGCAGCCATCACTATGATCAACTACTACACCACAGTAACTCCACATGTCCGCAATGCCCCCGTCTATATTCAGTACTCCAATCACAAAGAACTGAAAACTGATGCTGGAAATCAG CGGACCCAGGCAGTGCTGCAGGCGGTGACAGCTGTCCAGTCTGGTGGGTCACCAAGTTCAGATGTTCAAGAAGCTCTCGCCGCAGCCTCCAGTCCAGTGCTGCGGATCATCATTGACAACATGTTCTACCCTGTGACGCTGGATGTGCTCCAACAG ATTTTCTCCAAGTTTGGTACAGTCATGAAGATAATCACATTCACCAAGAACAATCAGTTCCAGGCCCTTCTACAGTTCAGTGACCCTGTTAATGCACAGCAGGCTAAACTG GCATTGGATGGTCAGAATATCTACAACTCATGCTGCACGCTGCGTATAGACTTTTCCAAGCTGGTGAACCTCAATGTAAAGTACAACAACGATAAGAGTCGTGACTACACACGTCCTGAACTTCCTGCTGGTGACGGACAGCCAAGCATTGATCCCTCAGTGGCTGTTGCCTTCAGTAAAGATTCCAACTCCCTCCTCGGTAAGATCCCAG GAGCCCTGAGCCCTCTGAGCGCAGCGGCAgcggctgctgcagctgcagggagGGTGGCCCTCGCTGGACAGACAGGGTCCAGCGGGGTCCTGCTGGTCAGCAACCTCAACGAGGAG ATGGTTACGCCCCAAAGTCTGTTTACCCTCTTCG GGGTCTATGGTGATGTCCAGAGGGTAAAGATTCTTTACAATAAGAAGGACAGCGCTCTCATTCAGATGTCCGATGCCAACCAGGCCCAGCTCG CAATGAGTCACTTGAACGGCCAAAAGATGTATGGGAAGATCATCCGAGTGACGCTCTCCAAGCACCAGACTGTGGCACTGCCCCGTGACGGCCTGGACGACCAGGGTCTCACTAAAGACTACGCCAATTCGCCACTTCACCGCTTTAAGAAACCCGGATCCAAAAACTTCCAGAACATCTTCCCGCCCTCCGCCACTCTCCATCTCTCCAATATCCC ACAAGATGTGACGGAGGATGACCTGCGACTGCTCTTCTCCAACACTGGAGGCAACGTGAAAGCATTCAAGTTTTTCCA GGATCGCAAAATGGCTTTGATCCAGATGTCAACGGTGGAGGAGGCGACCCAGGGTTTGATCGAACTTCACAACTACAACATGGGAGGCAACCAGCACCTGAGAGTCTCCTTCTCCAAGTCCACTATTTAA
- the ptbp2a gene encoding polypyrimidine tract-binding protein 2 isoform X3 produces MDGIGDVTVGVKRGSDELSMYNSPNSGMSSISDGASNGSDSKKLRVEEAPPSRVLHIRKLPNEASETEVISLGLPFGKVTNILTLKGKNQAFLEMGTEEAAITMINYYTTVTPHVRNAPVYIQYSNHKELKTDAGNQRTQAVLQAVTAVQSGGSPSSDVQEALAAASSPVLRIIIDNMFYPVTLDVLQQIFSKFGTVMKIITFTKNNQFQALLQFSDPVNAQQAKLALDGQNIYNSCCTLRIDFSKLVNLNVKYNNDKSRDYTRPELPAGDGQPSIDPSVAVAFSKDSNSLLGALSPLSAAAAAAAAAGRVALAGQTGSSGVLLVSNLNEEMVTPQSLFTLFGVYGDVQRVKILYNKKDSALIQMSDANQAQLAMSHLNGQKMYGKIIRVTLSKHQTVALPRDGLDDQGLTKDYANSPLHRFKKPGSKNFQNIFPPSATLHLSNIPQDVTEDDLRLLFSNTGGNVKAFKFFQDRKMALIQMSTVEEATQGLIELHNYNMGGNQHLRVSFSKSTI; encoded by the exons agaGGATCAGACGAGCTGAGTATGTACAACAGTCCCAACTCTGGCATGAGCAGTATCAGTG ATGGGGCTTCCAATGGCAGTGACAGTAAAAAGCTGAGGGTGGAGGAGGCTCCTCCCTCCCGTGTTCTCCACATCAGGAAGCTGCCCAACGAGGCCTCAGAGACAGAAGTCATCTCCCTCGGCCTGCCTTTTGGCAAAGTCACCAATATCCTCACACTAAAGGGAAAGAACCAA GCATTCTTAGAGATGGGGACAGAAGAGGCAGCCATCACTATGATCAACTACTACACCACAGTAACTCCACATGTCCGCAATGCCCCCGTCTATATTCAGTACTCCAATCACAAAGAACTGAAAACTGATGCTGGAAATCAG CGGACCCAGGCAGTGCTGCAGGCGGTGACAGCTGTCCAGTCTGGTGGGTCACCAAGTTCAGATGTTCAAGAAGCTCTCGCCGCAGCCTCCAGTCCAGTGCTGCGGATCATCATTGACAACATGTTCTACCCTGTGACGCTGGATGTGCTCCAACAG ATTTTCTCCAAGTTTGGTACAGTCATGAAGATAATCACATTCACCAAGAACAATCAGTTCCAGGCCCTTCTACAGTTCAGTGACCCTGTTAATGCACAGCAGGCTAAACTG GCATTGGATGGTCAGAATATCTACAACTCATGCTGCACGCTGCGTATAGACTTTTCCAAGCTGGTGAACCTCAATGTAAAGTACAACAACGATAAGAGTCGTGACTACACACGTCCTGAACTTCCTGCTGGTGACGGACAGCCAAGCATTGATCCCTCAGTGGCTGTTGCCTTCAGTAAAGATTCCAACTCCCTCCTCG GAGCCCTGAGCCCTCTGAGCGCAGCGGCAgcggctgctgcagctgcagggagGGTGGCCCTCGCTGGACAGACAGGGTCCAGCGGGGTCCTGCTGGTCAGCAACCTCAACGAGGAG ATGGTTACGCCCCAAAGTCTGTTTACCCTCTTCG GGGTCTATGGTGATGTCCAGAGGGTAAAGATTCTTTACAATAAGAAGGACAGCGCTCTCATTCAGATGTCCGATGCCAACCAGGCCCAGCTCG CAATGAGTCACTTGAACGGCCAAAAGATGTATGGGAAGATCATCCGAGTGACGCTCTCCAAGCACCAGACTGTGGCACTGCCCCGTGACGGCCTGGACGACCAGGGTCTCACTAAAGACTACGCCAATTCGCCACTTCACCGCTTTAAGAAACCCGGATCCAAAAACTTCCAGAACATCTTCCCGCCCTCCGCCACTCTCCATCTCTCCAATATCCC ACAAGATGTGACGGAGGATGACCTGCGACTGCTCTTCTCCAACACTGGAGGCAACGTGAAAGCATTCAAGTTTTTCCA GGATCGCAAAATGGCTTTGATCCAGATGTCAACGGTGGAGGAGGCGACCCAGGGTTTGATCGAACTTCACAACTACAACATGGGAGGCAACCAGCACCTGAGAGTCTCCTTCTCCAAGTCCACTATTTAA